GACACTTAAAGAAATTTTACAATAGATATATTTTGTAACACTTAGAAAAATGTTaccatagatattttttataacacttaaaaaatattcaatagatcactactagaaaactagttattacagacggatatttccgacggattttatcCCACAGAAATACAGACAGAATTTCAGAAGGATTTTTTTatcggaaaacaaaaaaaataaattagcataaattacatACGGAAAACATAATCCGTCGATAATTCTATCAgtaaaattactttttttcatgaaaaatggttacagacgaaaaatccgtctataattaaataaacaaaacgctacattttattaaattattacagacgaaaaatccgtctgtaatttaaaattttccatctgaaaattttaatttagacCTAACATATACCCTCTCTAAACGCtacattttattaaattattacagacgaaaaatccgtctgtaatttaaaattttccatctgaaaattttaatttagacCTAACATataccctctctctctctctccgtGGCAGCCCCCGTTCAAACTGTATTTCGAGCTCCACTCACAAACCAAACACGAGCTTCTTCCTCTCTCCCTGGCACAAGTTACTTCTTCTCTCCGTGGCTGCTACTTCTGCTTCTTCCGCCGTGGCCGTTGCCGCTGCCGCCGCCGCTTGCGTCGCACAATCTCTCTCTGTCATCCCTTGCGTCCTACGAGATCCCCCTGCCACCGCTCTCGTCGCGTCTACTCCCATCGTCGCAGAGCTCTCTCTGCTGACGCTCTCATCGCATCTACTCCCTCTGGCGCCTCTTTCATCTAATCTCAACTCGCTCTCTCACTTCTTCTTGTAACCATCTCAAATTTCAGGTATATAAATCTTGATTTTGTGATTCTGTTCTTCGTGATAAACCTTAGGACTCAATTTTTCTGTGCCAGTTTTAGGTTTATCATACTCTACTTTTTGTGCTTCGTTGAATATGTGGGTTTACTCtaattttgatgaattttttcTGCAATCGAAGCTTTTGTTTGAATCATTTGCTTGGACGAACGTTGAATCTGTTCTGTTCTGCTATGTTCAAGTAATTTCTAATTCAATTTGAGTTATTTGTTTGATAATTATTTACAACTTTCATTGTTTGATAATCATTTGCTTGTTATTCAGTATTACAGCTCAAGATCTTGTTGACATTATGCTTCTAAATTTGCTTCTAAATTTCTGATATCTTCACTCTTAACGATGGATCTGTAATGCTTCTACTCAAGGTTAGGGTTTCATGTCTCTAATTATATGCTAATTATGAGATTATGTTGATAGTAATTGAGATTGTGAATGTTGCAGAGCATGACAGTGCATAATATGTATGTTGGAGAGGGTTCAGACTTCCAATGTAATATATAAAAGGGTGGCTGAGCAGTGGAGTTCTCTTGGTGACTTGACTGCGTCTGTTGCATCGATTCGATTTGATTGATACAGAAGGAATACTCAGGATCTGCTAGAACTAGCGATGGATCTGTTAGACGAGATCAAGTTGGTCTAGCGGGTCAAAATACTCAGATTAATATTTCAATTGCATAACCCTTATGGAGTTCTATTTTATGTTTCAGAATTGTTATTCTGGTAAATAAGGTTTAGTTCAATATTTAATCTGTATTGGTTTCTGTGTTGTTGGCTTATGTATTTTGCAGCTTGTTCATCAGGGTTCACTGAATTATATTAGTTCTCAGGTAAAGCTGGCCCTCCTTATCTCTCCCAAGTCTTGAAGACATAATCAATTTTTAACCCTTTAATTCTTATCTTCTGTGAGCTCTGAAGCAATGGTAAGAGGATTGGAGGAGTTAGTAATCAATATATAAACATTCACGTGCCTTTTACTTaagagtttaaaattttaatagagAGGGTTCATGACTACTATTATGCCTCTTATTATGTTACAGTTTTCTAGAAAAACTATTCTACCATCTAGCCATTCTGGTCCCAGGACTTATATTATTGAAGCCTAGATTTTACTTAGCAATGAGGAGGGAATTTGAAGATAAAGCAGCTAAATTAATCGGTTCAGATCTGAGGGACCTTGGTTTTGCTGCTAATAAACTCGCCAAAAACGCTGTTAAACTAGCTGCTGTATCCGGCGCTGGAGTCACGGTGCTTGAATCCATTGCTTCCATCGCTGCTATGTATGTATCTCTTGTTGTTCCCTCTTCAATCGTTCCATCTCCATAATATAATCACTAATCACTCATCTGCAGCTATTTGCTTATTTTGGATCGTACAAACTGGAACACCAACATTCTTACATCCTTACTCATTCCATACATTTTCTTCAGCTTACCTTCATGGATTTTTGGCTTCTTTAGGTACCTCACCCTCTCTTCAGCTAGTGAGAGTTGTTAGTAGATGATAAGTTAGAATAAGTTAGAATCTGTTATGAAGCTGTGCTGAGCTGGCACCTTTTCTGTTAGTAGGCGCGTGAGTTTGTTGTGTATAGTTCAGGTACAAATAACCAATCTCACGGTAATTACATGTACTACACCTTCAATGCATTCTACTAGATCCCTGagtctctctcttttctctcttctttctttctgaTTGATTTCTCTTGGATCTGCATTACTCAGAGGTCACAGCAGATCCTTTTTCCATTGGCCTAATTAATTGTTATATATACAGGGGTGATGTTGGGAAATGGATTGCTTTAATTGCAGTTGTATTACGTCTTTTCTTTCCTAGGCGCTTCCCTGGTATCGATGTATATATGCTGCAATTTTGTTATAGGCAATTCGTAAGCAGTAGTAACTAACTAACTGGTAATGGTTTAAAGTTAACAGTGGCTAGTGGCTACTGTGATCTCAGCTGAATCGTTGAATCCATTTTGACAACATGATTAAGAACTATATTTTAACATTGGTTTACATGTATCAAACAGTGTCATTGCTCGACTCATGAGTCATATTAGAAGTCAGCCCATGGAAAATTCAATGATTAATGAACATTGAGAACTCCTAATTTTACATGTAATGAGAATGTTTTATCAGGTTATACATAACTATGGTTATTCAGAATCattcttttctcttttgtttGTAAAATTCATTACATATTGTTTATTATTAAATGTAAATTCATAGTGACACATTCATAAATTTGTGGTTGGTTTGCATGCAACTTGGTTTCTGATTTTCAGTTTGCAACCATTAAGAGACACTAGAAAGAAGCAGGTACAACTGTGGAAGGATCTTATTCTAGATTATTGTAGAACACAAAAGGTATTTGTAATTGGGCTTGAAGAAGAATTTTCTCTATTTTCAAATCCTGTAATTGGAAGTAAGTTCAAAAAATTCTTGCTTACTTGCaaatttcattattattattattgaattgaCAGGTCTCAAATGTTCccatatttctttttttttttcgcattTTATTTTCACATTTATGGCATATGATTGTTTCCTGCTTTTTGATAGTGCAGGGTCTCTTACTTATGAAGCTAGAGAAGCATTCCTTTCAACCTTAGTAGCTGATGGTATGGTTCATGTCagtaaatttattattcttgtgaTTTATTATTCTTGTGAGTTGTGACTGCTTCTGAGAAAATTGCTAAAGTGGTATTCTAATCTGATAGGACGTGCTGAGTGGATGGATAAAGGACATAGGAAATGTCTTATTCTCTGGCATCGGATTCATGAGTGGGCAGAAACTTTAGTACAATTTGTAGGTTTCCATTTCTATTTTGATAACCACAGCATTCCAGTTTCTGTGTTTGCATTGTGTTTGAATTCACTTTAATATTGATTAGGCAAGAGATAATGGGCTGGAAGATGGTATTGTGACGATGGAAGAAATAAGGTTTGGGACTGAATCTCAAGGAACAGGTAATTTGTTGATGCTTATAGATCATATTCTTCACTATCTTGTAATTTGGGATGGGACAAGTTTGGCAGTTATTAGTTAGTTCTTAATACTTGTGTTATCATCTTATCATGTGTTTGATGCATGAGATGGTATAGTTTTTGGAGTTGATAATTGTAGTCTATCTTTTCAATAATTTTGTCGTTGCTTTTATCTTTAGATGGTAGAGAGAAAGTTTCTTGAATTACATTTTGTAGGACCTTATATTAATCGTGATAGGAGTTTAACTTCTTAACATTTCTAAATTGAAATTCTGTCCCACCTTAGCAGCTTCCAAACAGATTAATTGTGAAATTTGCAGCAAGGCCATGGAGCAAGTGAGCAAGAACCAGGCATTAGTAGATACTATTGGAGAACCAATAGTTAAAGCTCTGGATCGTGCTCATAGGATTGGACAGAAGAAATAAGTACAAGTTTTCTGATTTTGCACGGAGGTTTGTAATTGTTGTGCATTATTACTATGTTCACTATTATCTATGCTTTTCTATATAGGCAGCATACATGTAAGGCACCAAACTGGATtttattatctaattttaaaaaaattgcaaCACATGATGTCTATGATGCAActtataaaattattacaatATCAAGATAAAACCTATTGATATTAATCTAGAATGAATGCCATTGTTAGCATTAGTCATTATAGATAAACTAAAAGCATGTATATCTAGTAAGTGCGATATCTCACTTGTATTGGCACAAAGTTTCTATAAATATCTGACAAGATATATATCCAACTCTGGCACAACAACCAATTTGAAGCACTGAATTTATACTTTTGGTTGGTCTTAATATCTTGTACAATGAAAATCCATAGTATACAATTGAAGAGAAAATAATTGAAAGGTCTTACAAAAAGCTTGCACTTGATGCTTTAGTGATTCATATATGTACATATTAATTAtacgttgatgagcggataatttatacgctttttggcattgtttttagtatgttttagttagtttttattacatttttattagtttttagttaaaatttacttttctagactttactatgagtttg
Above is a genomic segment from Arachis stenosperma cultivar V10309 chromosome 1, arast.V10309.gnm1.PFL2, whole genome shotgun sequence containing:
- the LOC130939919 gene encoding vacuolar protein sorting-associated protein 25-like isoform X1; this translates as MRREFEDKAAKLIGSDLRDLGFAANKLAKNAVKLAAVSGAGVTVLESIASIAAIYLLILDRTNWNTNILTSLLIPYIFFSLPSWIFGFFSLQPLRDTRKKQVQLWKDLILDYCRTQKVFVIGLEEEFSLFSNPVIGRSLTYEAREAFLSTLVADGRAEWMDKGHRKCLILWHRIHEWAETLVQFARDNGLEDGIVTMEEIRFGTESQGTASKQINCEICSKAMEQVSKNQALVDTIGEPIVKALDRAHRIGQKK
- the LOC130939919 gene encoding vacuolar protein sorting-associated protein 25-like isoform X2 codes for the protein MRREFEDKAAKLIGSDLRDLGFAANKLAKNAVKLAAVSGAGVTVLESIASIAAILQPLRDTRKKQVQLWKDLILDYCRTQKVFVIGLEEEFSLFSNPVIGRSLTYEAREAFLSTLVADGRAEWMDKGHRKCLILWHRIHEWAETLVQFARDNGLEDGIVTMEEIRFGTESQGTASKQINCEICSKAMEQVSKNQALVDTIGEPIVKALDRAHRIGQKK